A window of Castanea sativa cultivar Marrone di Chiusa Pesio chromosome 1, ASM4071231v1 contains these coding sequences:
- the LOC142637400 gene encoding dof zinc finger protein DOF4.6, whose amino-acid sequence MDTAQWPQEIVVKPIEEIISNTCPKPASLERKARPQKEQALNCPRCNSTNTKFCYYNNYSLTQPRYFCKTCRRYWTEGGSLRNIPVGGGSRKNKRSASSSSNSSSSNTSSKNKLPDLVTPQSLSQSSTQNPKIHEGHDLNLGFPTTQDFRTITELVQVPSINNDNSNKNQISGTSSTTTNTTTASHQLSALELLTGITSRGFNSFMPMPVQDPNSVYTSGFPLVHDFKPTLNFSLDGLGVGSGYGSFQGVQENSGRLLFPFEDLKQVSSTTNGIEQNKEQGDSAGYWTGMLGGGSW is encoded by the exons ATGGACACTGCTCAATGGCCACAG GAGATTGTGGTGAAACCAATAGAAGAGATAATCTCCAACACATGTCCAAAGCCTGCAAGTTTAGAAAGGAAAGCAAGGCCTCAGAAAGAACAAGCCCTAAACTGTCCAAGGTGCAATTCAACTAACACCAAGTTCTGCTACTACAACAACTACAGCCTCACACAGCCTAGATACTTTTGCAAGACTTGTAGAAGGTATTGGACTGAAGGTGGTTCTCTGAGAAACATTCCTGTTGGTGGGGGTTCAAGAAAGAACAAGAGGTcagcctcttcttcttctaattctTCTTCCTCTAATACTTCATCAAAAAATAAGCTTCCTGATTTGGTCACACCCCAAAGCCTGTCACAATCTTCCACTCAAAACCCTAAGATCCATGAAGGTCATGATCTAAACTTGGGTTTCCCAACCACGCAAGATTTCAGAACTATCACAGAATTGGTTCAAGTACCtagcattaataatgataaCAGCAACAAGAACCAAATTTCTGGTACTTCTTCTACTACTACCAATACCACTACTGCATCTCATCAACTTTCTGCTTTGGAGCTTCTTACTGGAATTACTTCAAGGGGTTTCAATTCCTTCATGCCCATGCCAGTTCAGGATCCAAACTCAGTTTATACATCTGGGTTTCCTCTAGTACATGATTTCAAGCCAACTCTGAATTTCTCTCTGGATGGGCTTGGAGTTGGAAGTGGGTATGGAAGTTTTCAAGGTGTTCAAGAGAACAGTGGCAGGCTTTTGTTTccatttgaagatttgaaacAAGTCTCAAGTACCACAAATGgtattgaacaaaacaaagagCAAGGAGATTCAGCTGGGTATTGGACTGGGATGCTAGGTGGTGGATCATggtaa
- the LOC142621816 gene encoding uncharacterized protein LOC142621816 — MYVKAVRPTDLNRNTEWFTYPGVWTTYILILFFSWLIVLSVLNCSSGLAWTIVHLAHFLVTYHFFHWKKGTPFADDQGIYNRLTWWEQIDSGKQLTRNRKFLTVVPVVLYLIASHTTDYQHPMLFFNTLAVFVLVVAKFPHMHKVRIFGINADQ; from the exons atGTATGTGAAGGCGGTGCGACCCACGGATCTGAACCGGAACACAGAATGGTTCACGTACCCGGGCGTGTGGACCACCTACATTCTCATCCTCTTCTTCTCGTGGCTCATCGTTCTCTCCGTTCTCAATTGCTCTTCTGGCTTGGCTTGGACCATAGTCCACCTCGCTCATTTTCTC GTTACTTATCACTTCTTTCATTGGAAGAAGGGAACACCATTTGCCGATGACCAAGGTATCTACAACAGGTTGACCTGGTGGGAGCAGATAGACAGTGGCAAGCAGCTCACTCGCAACAGAAAGTTTTTGACTGTGGTGCCTGTTGTGCT GTATTTGATAGCCTCACATACAACGGACTATCAGCACCCTATGCTCTTCTTCAACACGTTAGCAGTTTTTGTGCTGGTGGTTGCAAAGTTCCCGCACATGCACAAGGTCCGTATATTTGGAATCAATGCTGATCAATGA